One window of Hylemonella gracilis genomic DNA carries:
- the rpsU gene encoding 30S ribosomal protein S21 — translation MTTIRVKENEPFDVALRRFKRTIEKLGLLTDLRAREFYEKPTAERKRKKAAAVKRNYKRIRSMQLPKKLY, via the coding sequence ATGACCACCATCCGTGTCAAAGAAAACGAACCGTTTGACGTGGCCCTGCGCCGCTTCAAGCGCACCATTGAAAAGCTGGGCCTGCTGACCGACCTGCGCGCCCGCGAGTTCTATGAAAAGCCCACCGCCGAGCGCAAGCGCAAGAAGGCTGCCGCCGTCAAGCGCAACTACAAGCGCATCCGCTCGATGCAGCTGCCCAAGAAGCTGTATTGA